Part of the Scomber japonicus isolate fScoJap1 chromosome 6, fScoJap1.pri, whole genome shotgun sequence genome, aaatgtgtataatCTAAGTGTGAATATACTGGTGAGGTGAATCCagttaatgattattattaaatccAAAACTATTAcaaagaggacagaaagaagcaTTAAAGCAACTGAGACGTGATGTGCAGAAGGGTCTGCAACTCAACAGAAAGATGTCCCTAAAATATATAAGAATGTATATTTAACATGTCTCTATGTGATGAAATAATACAGTCCAGTCCAGTGTTTTGTTCTCTGTGGTGAAAACAATTTGCAATTGCATAACTTCCATCTCTCAGTGTCAAAAGTGGAAGTGTCAGGTTCAGCATTCAGCGTACATTCAAATGTTCTAGTTCAGCATTCATAAACAAATCATGGTAGAAAATGTCTTTTAACTAATGGTAAATGCAAATCAGATTCAACTTTGCAAACTGGAAACATTAATAGCAGTTGTTCCCTGTTTCAAACAAGTTCTAGGCAGGAGTCACCAGCTAAATTCACATGATTTCTGTCTTGCATCACAGAATGGTGCAACCTAGTTGCAATTGAAATGTCACCCAGATTGTGGTACAACCAAAATGCCTCCTGTCTCCTTCATTTGTTAACAATTGTTTTGTTGCGGTTGTTGAAACATAGTGCAGAATCAAAacgaacaaaaaaaaatgaaatgaaaagactgGGATATGGTTGGTCACTTAACAGAGTCTGCTGAAAACTCTTAGTTTGCTATCTTTCTTTGATCtctatgtgttttttattttccagattCTATGATGATGTCAAACAACTCATCACACCTCTCTTCAGATTGTGCCCAGTTCAGACTTGACAAGAATGTAAATGTGGCTGTCACCTACTTCTTCTACATCTCATTCCCCATTGCATTGTTGCTCAATGGCACAGCAGCCTGGGTGTCTGTCCACCTCCGATCCACCTCCACCTTCATAGTTTATCTCAAAAGCCTGGTGGCTTCTGACCTGCTCATGACACTGACAAGCCCGCTGATGGCAGCTAGCATGCACCCCAGAGCCACATTAGAGTTAAAGGCGTTTGCGTGCCGTTTCTCCTCTGTAATTTTCTACTGCTGTTTGTACACAAGCATTACTTTTATGGGTCTCATCAGTCTGGATCGCTTCTTCAAAATTGTTAGGCCATGTGGAAAGTTGTTGGGACAAAGCCTGGCCTTCAGTTTTGCAATGTCCATCTCGGTTTGGGTTGTGATATTTGGTAGCACAGCTATCCCAACTATGATTCTAACTAACCAGGATCCTGTTAATGAAACAGGAGATTTCTGTATGTCCTTGAAAAGTCCAGCTGGTGTGACTCTTCACAAGTTTGTGGTTATATTTATGGAGATCCTTTTCTGGCTCGTAAGCTTAATGATTGTGTTTGGCTACATCTGCATCACCCTGAAAGTCCTGCAATCCTTCAGAAACTCCGGGAGCAACAACAGCAATGGAAAGAAGAAGACCAAGCTGCGAGTCTTCCTGATCCtacttgtgtttttcatgtgctTTCTGCCTCTCCACATCATGCGCATTCCATTCACAATTTATGAAATCTTTGAAATTAATGTCTGTGCTGATACATGGGTGATGACAGCCTATAATTTTGTCTTGTGGCTCTCTACTACTAATGCCTGCCTGGATCCTTTCCTCTACATTTACCTGTGCAGGGAGTTCAAAGACAAACTGGTTGATATGTTGAAAGCTAGAGGTATTGAGTTATGTtcaggagaaaaagaggagactTCACAGTAGAGAGAAGTTCATTATTAGTTATCaatacatgaaaacattttttcagcAGTTAGAGGCAAACAATTGTAGTTTCACTTTGTGGCCAAGTGATTAAGCATTCTAAtagtaatgtttcatgtttatgttttatcttGTACCGCCCTCTAGTGAACTATTGAGGACTAGCATCTCTAGATGAACGGTCCACTAAGACTAGATCAACAATGTATGATGAATAAAATTTGATTGTTGTATACATGGtctattcaaatatattttgctTTGTGTGTTCAAATGTTAAATCAAAGTCAATGTTTAAacctctgtgtgtctcagagcAGTGTATCTTTTATGCATGCACCACGTACTGTATGTAAGTACATCCTTTTCAAGTTTTCAACAACTCAATGTTTTAATTCCACATTGAAGTGTTTCTGTGAGAACTATACCAATAAATGTGtgctttattttttctgttgtcaGGAGCCCCCTCAGTCACAGTCTTCATTAGCCATCAGTAATGATATAACTCTGTCTTGTCATGGGTTTATAAGGGAGGAGATTTAAATTAAcagaataatgaaaacaatatagGACAGAATTtaggagaagaataaaaaatTAGGAGAATATAGGGGAAATTATAGGTTATCCCCTTCATAATTACTACTTTTATTGACCAATCAATACAAAATAGTGGACATTTTTTCAACTgcatgaaagaaaaatagaatTGAAAGCCATAAAGTTTGGACTTATTATATCTTGAGTTGAAATAAAGAATAGCTCTCTCACAAGTCGTGTATCCAAATTGAACATCCTTGCTAAGGATTGCTCAATTGCCAAGAATTTGTTTCTTTAAACTGAATTAATTTCTTAAGTTTTTCATCACCTCATTAAATGACTTCATTGTCTTTAACTATACTCTAAGTAATAATGTGTATATGCAACAAGGGACTCCTCAATACCAAGCAGTGAAGTTAAGCTAATAGAGCTAAAGTTTGTCAGTTAGGAGGACAATACTCAAAGCTACACAGatacaatattttatttcactatGAACATATACTAaagatttgttttggttttattgaaATGGTGCTGTCAGAATAGTTAATATACAAATGAAGGAAGCCTGTGCACTGTGGTGTTTCCACTGTTGCCAGGATGTATGACGTCTGTGTTGCTTTTGGATAAATAGCAAGTTTTTCCTATTTTTGCATAAGTTGTGATAAATTGCCAGCCTTATTACAGCTGAAATGCTGATTTGTTTGTTAggtaaatcaacattgtttctTTAACACTCAGTGATCACTGGTCTGCCTGACTACTTCGTGCTCAAGAAGAGTGATTCAAGTCATCAACTGTAAGTCATTATTAAATTCTACCATTTGAAATAAGAATGGTTAATCTGTGACGAGAAAAGTATAGATTAAACTAATTCTTTTAACATCAATTATCTTTaaataagtaatttaaaatgtaagttCACATGTTTTCAAGTCTGTCTCCGCACTTCAGCAAGGAAAAACTTTTTGGTAATGTTTAGTCTCTTATTACCATGAAAGAAacgtgaacctatcctttaatgaATGCACTGAAGCAAAGATTTGAATGATGTCACACTATATGACTAtaattaatgaaaacattttcaaattcaaGTGAatcaggcaaatctgattcagttGAAATGACTGGATCAAATTGAAAACTGGATCAAATTGAAGTGaactttttttgtcttctgcagactgaaaggaaaaaagacaatatcTTGGAAGGCAATGTTGTTGAACTTGGAAAAGTAATATTCTTTGACTAATGCCCAGTAAGATTTCCATGGGCTCAATCAGTTTGAATTTGTTACTTCTTCATCTACTTTCAAGCAAATCACATGCACCTCTTACAGAGTTTAGCAGAGAGGGGAACAAGCCTTCCAGAACACAGAAACCCATAAATTGTCCTCAGTAAAATTATATGTGCACTTCTTAATTTACTTTATGTTCTTTTGTATTGTTTTCCTCTCACAGTAAATGTAAGCACCCTTCTTTGTGCTGTATGTAACAGAAGATATAAGCTAGGCAGAAACCTTgtgaaatggaaggaaagggttTTGCTGATTACTTTCTGAATGATGATATGAGATATGACTAAGAACAAATCAATTACACAATGAAAAAACTATAGCAGCTGCTCCCTTTGCTTTGTCTAGCCCGCTCTGTGTGAAACCTGGACTCGCATAGGTGGTGAAAAATGGGTGAATGGACGGATCCTCCCTTTGACAGTGGCCAAGAGAGTGAGTGGAGAACTCAAAGATTAATCACTATTAAAAGTCAAGAATAATATTGAGCACATCACGTCTACATCAACAACATGTTTCTTGGCAACAGCTGAACAGCTAAAAggtgtttattttctttcaggTACAGCGATGCCATCGGATCTGATGTCTCGCAATGATGTGGGGTGTACCAGTTTTAATTACAACACAAGCATTGTCCCAGCTCTCTACTGCTTAACATTCCCCATAGCCTTAGTGCTGAATGGCGTGGCAGCTTGGGTGTCTCTGCACCTCAAGTCCACCACCACCTTTGTGGTGTACCTGAAAAATCTTGTGGCAGCTGATCTAATCATGACCTTGATCATTCCAATCAAAGCTGCCAGTTACATGCCGAGTGCATCATACATGTTATATGAATTTTCGTGTCGTTATTCCAGTGTCATTTTCTATAGTACACTGTACGCATGTATCATTTTGCTGGGCCTCATCGGTCTGGACCGTTTCTTCAAGATCGTGATACCCCACAGCAAGTTTGGTCAGAATCTAACCGTAAGCAAACTGATATCAGCCTCAATCTGGCTGATCATGTTTGGAGCCACTGCTTTACCTAATATAATTCTGAGTAACAAATCAGTGGCTAATTTGACAGATAACAGGAATTGCATGAAGTATAAAGGACCGGTTGGGATTGAATTCCATCAAAATGTAGTACTTTATATGAATGCTTTATTCTGGTTTGTCAGTGTGGTCATTGTGGTTTGCTACATTTGTATTGCAAATAAGGTCATCCAGTCTTTCAGAAACTCTGGCAGCAATAACAACCAGGGAAAGAAGAAGATCAAACTACGTGTTTTCCTggttgtcattgtgttttttgtgtcatttggACCATACCACATTGTCAGGATCCCATACACTTTCCAACAAGTCCAATTTTCTTCTGAGGTTAGCTGCGCTTACCTAATAGGCAAGTTTGCTAAGGAACTCAGCTTGTGGCTTGCAACCACCAACATCTGCCTTGACCCACTTCTCTATGTCTTCTTGTGTCGAGAATTCAAGGACAAGCTTATTtctttgatgaaaaatgtatcCATCTTACTCAAAGTAGCCTCAGCAGGCAAAGAAGAGGGCACTTTACCACAGACTAGATTCTGACAGGTCGTgcaaaataaagctttaatgTATGCTACATGGACTGAACGCAGATGTCCCTGAAGATTCTGTAGACTAAAAGCCAAGTTACTGTTTCAAGTGCTTTCACACTTTGCTATTTAtgcaattgatttttttttatagcccATGTTGAAgtcattttattctgttttgtgTCTTGTCTAAATGGCTTGAGAACcaggaaaacaggaaatacaATAAGGATGAATGAGATAAACATGAGACAAGAGGGTGATGTTATGaggttgtttttatgtaaacaaaACCGTTTTATGGTAGCACTGGAAGTTCAAAATCAGAAGGCCAACAGAGTTCTAGGGAGGGACTGTAAATGAAACTACCATGCAAAACAAGTTTAGTTAAAGCTAGTTAACATTTGCATCTCTTTGGCAAGTTTGTGGTAACACTAAAAATGAGTCATATCCGTAATGGGGTTCTGCAGATGTGCAATGTGACCACCAGCTAGGGTAGTCAAATGTGACATGCTCATCagcttttaacattttactgcAAAGAAAATAAGGCATACAAGTATGTTTATTCATCTTCCTTCTATCACATATATTGTAACACAAGGAACGTGTAATGTAAAACTGGCTTAACACTTGACTGACATTTATAACTTTTAGTAAactgtgataaaaaataaaaatgagttttttttgtttgtggttaCCTGATGAGTGACACTGTGCTTATTTATCAGAAGTCACAGTCCTTGCATGTTCTGGAAACCACACGTGTCTGTtccatttacagtaaaacagaTTCTACTTAACATAACAACATCTACAAGAAGTTACTGTTGCATAGGTTAAAAGTTCACTCTAGTAAACACATACATGTAATTTCTCAGCTAGTCTTTCCACATCTGTCAAAAATTCCTGGTCCAGATCCAAATTAAGTCACACAGGAAATCGTGTTGTGTTGTTCTCAGAATGCACTATTTTTATCAAGAAAGCACGAAAGGGAATAAAACTCTAAGACAACAAAGATATTAGATACGAGGAGAAGAGAATGTTCATTAAtgtatactgtatttctgtGAAAATAACATTTGTTAACTAATatacttcaacttcaactttatttatatagcactttaaaacaaccacagctgaaacaaagtgctgtacataactagataaaacaacacaggaacataaaacaaattaacaggaaataaatactaaaataattgtttattgtttttaaaacaaattaaaaacaataaaataataactaaaaacaaaccataaaacactaaaacaggagcagagtctcatgtaCGGTTGAAAGTCAAGGAATAAAAATACCTCTTCTATCTAGTGTGCATTTAAGGTCAAattgaaaagaacaaaaaaaaaatacatttggtgAGATGTGAATAACATACATATACATCGTTGTTATTCATGCCCACTAAAACCACAGTCACGCTGGTGGCTGCTGCTAAGACAGAGTCTCGTGAAAGGAAGGGCCAGAGAGATAGAGGTGGGGTAAATAAGCTGCAGAAtggaaggaggagcagaggggtgCAGAAGGTCTCTAACCCTAGAGTGTGGAGTGGAGAAATGAGTCCATGCCTTTGGTGTTCGCCTGTCAGCAGCTACAGAGACTGACGCAAGCCAGCGGAGGCAGAGGGATTGGCACGGAGCAGAACAAGGCTCTCTGCAGACAATTGGgacaggaagcaaggaaggaaagggtctTTTACCCGGAGGAAGACTGGCAACCTCGTTGGGATTGTGACAAGACAGCCACACAGTAGCTCCAGAGACCACCCATTGTAAGagcatcaaacacacatacttaaaggaagggagagagacataCTGGGAAAGACCAAGACTGAAACCTCCTTAGGTCAGGAGAAgtattttgtaatatttcttaATTAGTTGAAAGTAACACTTGGACTTTTTGgagattttcttttgtttcatgtttgtcCAGGGCTTAAGAAGGAAGAagcagaaatgtgtgtttccttATTTTGAAATACTGTGGTTTTTTGTTGCTTTACTCTTTGCTCTTCACATGCCCCCACAGTCCATAATCCCAGACGACAAGGACACCACAAGAAGGTAAGATTCAATTATTAGCTTTACAAGTACTTCTTCTTGGTAAAATAGCTCTCTATGCTTGGAACAAAGACCATATCATTTGCTCAACAATTGTTGTAACAGGTCTAATTAACATTAGTGTGCACAGACAAAACTTTTATTGTATATCTTGGTTGCCATAGTATCTGCTCCTGCACTTAATGTTATTCTGAGCTGTTAAGGCTTTCAATGTAAAGACCACACACTATGCAGTGGCATgttagtgacagagacagaagaaaagaaatgcacTAGTTCTTGGCAGTCTTCATCACTACATACTCAGTATATCTCTATATCTCAACTGACAGACTTAACTGCCAAATAAGGGTTACACTGTTTATAGTGTGTGCAGAAAACAAATtacttatttaaatgtttttggatttgatttattttatttaaagacagAGAAATACCTAACCTGTAAgactaaataaaccaaataaactaaataaaccacataaataaataaataaccctttatcaataataaacaataagtCAGCTATAGTTATTCAGGAAAGACGTAGCTCAGCAGCCACaatgctgtaatcattccaTACATATTTAGGTTGTGGCCTTTTCATGTAATTTCTTTATATCTTCATATGAACACAGTCTCTATAATATCatgtcattatcatcatcatcatcaatgtcatcattattaatgtcattttattatgTCTAACCTTTCTAACGTTTCAATGAAGACTGCAAGATGAACAACAGCCTGTCCAACGCCTCTGTCAAGTGCGTGCGGGACACCAGTGTGACAGCTGTGGTTTTCCCCATTCTGTACAGCATACTCTTTATAGCTGCCCTTGTACTGAATTCCCTGGCTGCATGGATCTTCTTTAGCATCCCCAGCACCTCGACATTTGTTGTCTTTCTAAAGAACGTGGTAAGACACAAAAGGTTTTGCTTCATGAATATTGTTGTCAGTGCAGAGCAtcaaaatagaaagaaaaatgtgtgatcCTTTAACAGGTGGTGGCTGATTTGCTGATGACTCTGACCATCCCTCTGAGAATCCTGAGTGATGCAGGTGTGGGTTCCTGGCATCTACGGGCCTTTCACTGCCGGTACTCTGCAGTTCTTTTCTACATCACCATGTACATCAGCATCCTCTTGCTGGGCCTCATCAGCCTGGACCGCTACCTGAAGATAGTCAGGCCATTTGGAAAGTGCGCCCTGCAGCAGGTCCGTGTCGGTCAGAAGCTGAGTGCAGCTGTCTGGGCAGTGATGTTATCTTTAGCACTACCCAATGTCATTTTAAGTGATCAGCCACCACGCATTTCTGGAGGAAAGTTGAAGTGCAGCTCCATGAAGAGCAAAGCTGGCTTGCTTTGGCATGAAGGATTCAACTACTTCTGTCAGGTagctattaaattaattaattgtttgaaATTGTTTTGATTTGATGGAACGTGTAGtttttaggcaaggcaaggcagttttatttatatagtgcatttcatacacaatggcaactcaatgtgctttacataaaacagaaaaatgtgcaatttgagaaacattaaaacatacaattaaccccgcaccccccacactaatgataaaaaaaaagtacagaaaaatttAGGAAGTGGCTTTATTGGTTTCTATATCCAGTTCTCTTTTTACATCCTGTATCTAGTCTTTATGATAAAGGTTAACCAGCTGCcggagagtggtattgatcttctcacttttgacaagaaaacaaataagctAATTTGCCAAAAACTTTAAAATCCCCCTTATAAATCTGCTGTGTGCATGATTCCCTAAAATAATTATTACAATATAGATATAACATCTGACTTTTGAATTTCAGCTATAATTCAGAAGTATTCATGAGAAACATTGTAGGAGGGTGCTGCTTTGTTTTATGTCTTGTGGATGTGTTTTACTTTCAGGTGATTTTCTGGGGCACCCTGGCCTTGATGGTGGTTTGCTACACGTTCATCAGCAAGAAGGTGTATGAGTCCTACAAAGCCTCAAAGAGCAGATCTCAGGCCGCCAGTcgcaaaacaaaagcaaaggtCTTCGTGGTGGTGGGGGTGTTTTTCATCTGCTTCGCCCCCTTTCACTTTGCCCGCGTTCCCTACACTCTGACCCAAACCCGCAACGTGGCAAGTCATTGCCAGGCACTCTACGTTGCCAAGGAAACCACCCTGTGGCTGTCGGCTACTAATGTATGTCTGGACCCGCTCATCTACGTGTTCCTGTGCAAGGTATTTAGGAAAAGACTGACAGCTGCACTCGGCCCTAAAGTTCTCCACAAAAGTACCATGGATTCTCTCACGGCAACATCAACTCAGCTGGAGATGTCACAGATACCCCACAGTAAAAGACTGTCATACAATGGCATGCCAGAGTGACACACTGGACAATGATTCACCGGGACATGTTTAGTCACTGTCGAGGCACATGAACAATTGTGTAATTTGACCTGTcaatggccttttttttttgacgaCAGGGCATGTAAATATTCCAAAATGACTGCAAGATGATCAAAATCTGCTGATAGGACAATGCTAGGTCacagaaaaaagtcaaatagtCATGAAGTTTCATTACAGCAATGACTTCCGTTTCTGATACAGTACTAACCAAGCACTTGTGCATGTTTGCTAACTCATCCACCACATTTCCTTAACTGTGCTCACTGTCATCTTCAACTTCCTTCTGTCTAATCTTGTTTAAACTGCACTTTCCCTTTGTAAACATCTTGACAGGACATATTCTCAAATGAATTACACCCCACACACAGCATTACCAAGgactttattataataattgtatAACAATTTAACAATACAGCTCAAATATATGGATAATATAAATAGATAATCATAAAAATATGTCATACTGTAACTGTATGTTGTTAAAGTTTTACATTGGAAACCAGactattcatttttattataatagaGCTATTATAGAGCTTATCAttgtgttttaagtgtttttgtgaTGAGAACAGCTTCTTAGTGAACATGCTAAAGCATATTACATATGTCACAATTAAGGTGAACAGGTTGGAGATGAGTCTAAAGTGTATAGTCAAATGCCATT contains:
- the LOC128359919 gene encoding P2Y purinoceptor 13-like codes for the protein MSNNSSHLSSDCAQFRLDKNVNVAVTYFFYISFPIALLLNGTAAWVSVHLRSTSTFIVYLKSLVASDLLMTLTSPLMAASMHPRATLELKAFACRFSSVIFYCCLYTSITFMGLISLDRFFKIVRPCGKLLGQSLAFSFAMSISVWVVIFGSTAIPTMILTNQDPVNETGDFCMSLKSPAGVTLHKFVVIFMEILFWLVSLMIVFGYICITLKVLQSFRNSGSNNSNGKKKTKLRVFLILLVFFMCFLPLHIMRIPFTIYEIFEINVCADTWVMTAYNFVLWLSTTNACLDPFLYIYLCREFKDKLVDMLKARGIELCSGEKEETSQ
- the LOC128359920 gene encoding P2Y purinoceptor 13-like is translated as MPSDLMSRNDVGCTSFNYNTSIVPALYCLTFPIALVLNGVAAWVSLHLKSTTTFVVYLKNLVAADLIMTLIIPIKAASYMPSASYMLYEFSCRYSSVIFYSTLYACIILLGLIGLDRFFKIVIPHSKFGQNLTVSKLISASIWLIMFGATALPNIILSNKSVANLTDNRNCMKYKGPVGIEFHQNVVLYMNALFWFVSVVIVVCYICIANKVIQSFRNSGSNNNQGKKKIKLRVFLVVIVFFVSFGPYHIVRIPYTFQQVQFSSEVSCAYLIGKFAKELSLWLATTNICLDPLLYVFLCREFKDKLISLMKNVSILLKVASAGKEEGTLPQTRF
- the LOC128360409 gene encoding P2Y purinoceptor 13-like isoform X1; this translates as MNNSLSNASVKCVRDTSVTAVVFPILYSILFIAALVLNSLAAWIFFSIPSTSTFVVFLKNVVVADLLMTLTIPLRILSDAGVGSWHLRAFHCRYSAVLFYITMYISILLLGLISLDRYLKIVRPFGKCALQQVRVGQKLSAAVWAVMLSLALPNVILSDQPPRISGGKLKCSSMKSKAGLLWHEGFNYFCQVIFWGTLALMVVCYTFISKKVYESYKASKSRSQAASRKTKAKVFVVVGVFFICFAPFHFARVPYTLTQTRNVASHCQALYVAKETTLWLSATNVCLDPLIYVFLCKVFRKRLTAALGPKVLHKSTMDSLTATSTQLEMSQIPHSKRLSYNGMPE
- the LOC128360409 gene encoding P2Y purinoceptor 13-like isoform X2; the encoded protein is MTLTIPLRILSDAGVGSWHLRAFHCRYSAVLFYITMYISILLLGLISLDRYLKIVRPFGKCALQQVRVGQKLSAAVWAVMLSLALPNVILSDQPPRISGGKLKCSSMKSKAGLLWHEGFNYFCQVIFWGTLALMVVCYTFISKKVYESYKASKSRSQAASRKTKAKVFVVVGVFFICFAPFHFARVPYTLTQTRNVASHCQALYVAKETTLWLSATNVCLDPLIYVFLCKVFRKRLTAALGPKVLHKSTMDSLTATSTQLEMSQIPHSKRLSYNGMPE